A window from Streptomyces sp. NBC_00271 encodes these proteins:
- a CDS encoding CbtA family protein, translated as MNSATVRNLLVRGMLAGLGAGLLALVAAYFLGEPNVDSAISFEEAHSHEHEMEIVSRSLQSTAGLATGVLVYGVAFGGIAALAFSFALGRVGRFSPRATALLLSGCALLAVYVVPFLKYPANPPSVGNADTIGKRTTLYFLMMVLSVLLAIAATILGKRLAPRIGTWYATVGAVAAFAVVIGLAYAFLPVINEVPKDFPATLLWRFRLSALAIQTVLWGGFGLVFGELAERLLNPKPVTAAASGRVAVPS; from the coding sequence ATGAACTCCGCGACGGTAAGAAATCTGCTCGTGCGGGGCATGTTGGCCGGCCTCGGTGCCGGCCTGCTCGCCCTGGTTGCCGCCTACTTCCTCGGTGAGCCGAACGTCGACAGCGCGATCAGCTTCGAGGAAGCCCACTCCCACGAGCACGAGATGGAGATCGTCTCCCGGTCTCTGCAGTCCACCGCCGGTCTCGCCACCGGCGTCCTGGTCTACGGCGTCGCCTTCGGCGGCATCGCCGCGCTGGCCTTCTCCTTCGCGCTCGGCCGCGTCGGCCGCTTCAGCCCGCGGGCGACCGCACTGCTGCTGTCCGGCTGCGCGCTGCTGGCCGTGTACGTCGTGCCGTTCCTGAAGTACCCGGCCAACCCGCCGTCGGTCGGCAACGCCGACACCATCGGCAAGCGGACCACCCTGTACTTCCTGATGATGGTGCTCAGCGTGCTCCTCGCGATCGCCGCCACCATCCTGGGCAAGCGGCTGGCACCCAGGATCGGCACCTGGTACGCCACCGTTGGCGCGGTGGCCGCCTTCGCCGTCGTGATCGGTCTGGCGTACGCGTTCCTGCCGGTCATCAACGAGGTGCCGAAGGACTTCCCGGCCACCCTGCTGTGGCGGTTCCGTCTCTCCGCACTGGCCATACAGACCGTCCTGTGGGGCGGATTCGGCCTGGTCTTCGGCGAGTTGGCCGAGCGCTTGCTGAACCCCAAGCCGGTGACGGCCGCCGCGAGCGGACGGGTCGCCGTCCCCAGCTGA
- a CDS encoding IclR family transcriptional regulator, producing MGVREGPTLITSVQRAFRLLEAVGAHENGVPAKQLARETGLPLATAYHLLRTMVHDGYVRKLGDGGFVLGDKVQSLHSSGRGQALLGRVRPTLAALRDEITAAAYLTFYEEGEIRVAEIVDSPRAPRVDLWVGMEDAGHATALGKCVLRELDDESREDYLSRHPLADLTPRTITSPWELLRRLDSSPMAPAVTDLEEYSLGTVCVAVPVYSGETLGSLGVSLPVNRLSRLEEVLERLTPTANRVTRSLSLTI from the coding sequence ATGGGTGTTCGTGAGGGCCCCACGCTGATCACGTCCGTGCAGCGGGCGTTTCGTCTGCTGGAGGCGGTGGGCGCGCACGAGAACGGTGTGCCGGCGAAGCAGCTCGCACGGGAGACGGGGCTGCCCCTGGCCACGGCGTACCACCTGCTGCGGACGATGGTGCACGACGGCTATGTGCGGAAGCTGGGCGACGGCGGGTTCGTGCTGGGGGACAAGGTCCAGTCGCTGCACAGCTCGGGGCGCGGACAGGCGTTGCTGGGGCGGGTGCGTCCCACATTGGCGGCGTTGCGGGACGAGATCACGGCTGCCGCCTATCTCACCTTCTACGAGGAGGGCGAGATCCGGGTCGCGGAGATCGTCGACAGTCCCCGGGCGCCGCGGGTGGATCTGTGGGTGGGGATGGAGGACGCGGGGCACGCGACCGCGCTGGGCAAGTGTGTGCTGCGGGAGCTGGACGACGAGTCGCGCGAGGACTACCTCTCGCGGCATCCCCTGGCGGATCTCACGCCACGGACGATCACGAGTCCGTGGGAACTGTTGCGGCGGCTGGACTCCTCGCCGATGGCTCCGGCCGTCACGGATCTGGAGGAGTACTCGCTGGGGACGGTGTGTGTCGCGGTGCCGGTGTACAGCGGGGAGACACTCGGCTCGCTCGGTGTCTCGCTGCCGGTGAACCGGCTCTCCCGGCTCGAGGAGGTTCTGGAGCGGTTGACGCCGACCGCGAACCGCGTGACCAGGAGCCTCTCGCTCACTATCTGA
- the paaC gene encoding 1,2-phenylacetyl-CoA epoxidase subunit PaaC yields the protein MSDDHVYLTLAEGHEDDTRWAYGTGFEDPLHGVDTTVPDGLDAAELAACCVVLADDALVSAQRLAEWTTRAPELEEEVALANIGLDLLGQARLLYARAGQVDGTGRDEDAYAYFRDADDFRNVRLAELPNGDFAFSVVRLLALSSWRLAHFERLAAHPDPVLSAIAAKGVKELAYHRQYAAEWAVRLGDGTAESHRRMRTALERVAPYLGELFTAYDVRDEVVAVLRQVTEAGGLPMPVYRPLPGCGRAGEHTEHLAPLLAELQSVARAHPGATW from the coding sequence ATGAGTGACGACCACGTCTACCTGACCCTCGCCGAGGGACACGAGGACGACACCCGCTGGGCGTACGGCACCGGCTTCGAGGACCCCCTGCACGGGGTCGACACCACCGTGCCGGACGGGCTGGACGCCGCTGAGCTGGCGGCCTGCTGCGTCGTGCTCGCCGACGACGCGCTCGTGTCCGCCCAGCGACTGGCCGAGTGGACCACCCGTGCCCCCGAGCTGGAGGAGGAGGTGGCGCTCGCCAACATCGGCCTCGACCTGCTCGGCCAGGCCCGCCTGCTCTACGCGCGCGCCGGCCAGGTGGACGGCACGGGCCGCGACGAGGACGCCTACGCCTACTTCCGCGACGCCGACGACTTCCGCAACGTACGCCTGGCCGAACTTCCCAACGGGGACTTCGCGTTCTCCGTCGTGCGGCTCCTGGCACTGTCCAGCTGGCGACTCGCACACTTCGAGCGGCTCGCCGCGCACCCCGACCCGGTGCTCTCCGCCATCGCCGCGAAGGGCGTCAAGGAACTGGCCTACCACCGCCAGTACGCGGCCGAGTGGGCCGTGCGGCTCGGCGACGGTACGGCGGAGTCCCACCGCAGGATGCGTACGGCGCTGGAGCGGGTCGCCCCGTACCTGGGCGAGTTGTTCACGGCCTACGACGTACGGGACGAGGTCGTCGCCGTGTTGCGTCAGGTGACCGAGGCGGGCGGACTGCCCATGCCGGTGTACCGGCCGCTGCCCGGCTGCGGACGCGCGGGCGAGCACACCGAGCATCTGGCGCCGCTGCTGGCCGAGTTGCAAAGCGTGGCCCGCGCCCACCCGGGGGCGACATGGTGA
- a CDS encoding CAP domain-containing protein yields MSKHRRKTRHRQITIAAVVLSALAVPTAAMACMNDQSAPDAKSSGQRQSWKNWQNASLQERASLKERRKGGGWTAHPQKPTSQATTAPSAPVATEPAAPEAPASATPAAPEAPASTAPSAPEAPASSAPSAPEAPASSAPATPEAPASTAPSAPEATASASPSTAGTTAPASAAVTRVVALVNSERGKVGCSPLTLNAKLSKAAQDHSADMASHQNMSHTGSDGSDPGQRITTAGYTWSAYGENVAFGYSTPEAVMAGWMSSPGHKRNILDCDFKEIGVGLAQPGSYWTQDFGAAR; encoded by the coding sequence ATGAGCAAGCACCGCAGGAAGACGCGCCACCGGCAGATCACCATCGCTGCCGTCGTGCTGAGCGCGCTGGCAGTACCGACCGCCGCCATGGCGTGCATGAACGACCAGAGCGCCCCGGACGCGAAGTCCTCCGGTCAGCGGCAGAGCTGGAAGAACTGGCAGAACGCGTCCCTGCAGGAGCGCGCGTCCCTGAAGGAGCGGCGGAAGGGCGGCGGGTGGACCGCGCATCCCCAGAAGCCCACTTCGCAGGCCACCACCGCGCCCTCCGCGCCGGTCGCGACGGAGCCCGCCGCGCCCGAGGCACCCGCCTCCGCGACTCCCGCCGCACCGGAGGCGCCCGCCTCGACGGCACCCTCCGCGCCCGAGGCCCCTGCCTCGTCGGCACCCTCCGCGCCCGAGGCCCCTGCCTCGTCGGCACCCGCCACACCCGAGGCACCCGCCTCTACGGCACCCTCCGCGCCTGAGGCCACCGCCAGCGCGTCCCCGAGCACCGCGGGCACGACGGCCCCGGCATCCGCCGCCGTGACTCGTGTCGTGGCCCTGGTCAACAGTGAGCGCGGCAAGGTCGGCTGCTCCCCGCTGACCCTGAACGCGAAGCTCTCGAAGGCCGCCCAGGATCACAGCGCGGACATGGCGAGCCACCAGAACATGTCGCACACGGGCTCCGACGGTTCGGATCCCGGCCAACGCATCACGACCGCCGGTTACACCTGGAGTGCGTACGGCGAGAACGTCGCGTTCGGATACTCCACCCCCGAGGCGGTCATGGCGGGCTGGATGTCCAGTCCCGGCCACAAGCGCAACATCCTGGACTGCGACTTCAAGGAGATCGGCGTGGGTCTCGCACAGCCCGGCAGCTACTGGACGCAGGACTTCGGCGCGGCCCGTTGA
- the paaB gene encoding 1,2-phenylacetyl-CoA epoxidase subunit PaaB, translating into MNDIDGKKDGWPLYEVFVRGKRGLNHVHVGSLHAADDAMALTHARDLYTRRNEGVSIWVVRSEHIAASTRDEKDPFFAPSADKVYRHPTFYDIPDDVPHI; encoded by the coding sequence ATGAACGACATCGACGGCAAGAAGGACGGCTGGCCGCTGTACGAGGTGTTCGTACGGGGCAAGCGCGGACTGAACCACGTACACGTCGGCTCGCTGCACGCCGCCGACGACGCGATGGCCCTGACCCACGCCCGTGACCTGTACACGCGGCGCAACGAGGGCGTGAGCATCTGGGTGGTGCGCTCGGAGCACATCGCCGCCTCCACCCGCGACGAGAAGGACCCGTTCTTCGCGCCGAGCGCCGACAAGGTCTACCGCCATCCGACCTTCTACGACATCCCCGACGACGTCCCGCACATCTGA
- the paaD gene encoding 1,2-phenylacetyl-CoA epoxidase subunit PaaD yields the protein MVSVLTDARRARHIAEQVPDPELPMLTLADLGVLREVSLAPDGTVVASLTPTYSGCPAMAEMRADVAARLAAAGYERVEIRTVLDPPWTSDWITPAGRRKLAAHGIAPPGAAPRRPAGPVPLVLTTTRRAAVPCPRCGSADTEETSRFAATSCKALWRCRACLEPFEYVKEI from the coding sequence ATGGTGAGCGTACTGACCGATGCGCGACGGGCCCGGCACATCGCCGAACAGGTGCCCGACCCCGAGCTGCCCATGCTCACCCTCGCCGACCTGGGCGTGCTGCGCGAGGTGTCGCTCGCCCCCGACGGCACGGTCGTCGCGAGCCTCACGCCGACCTACTCGGGCTGCCCGGCGATGGCGGAGATGCGCGCCGACGTGGCCGCGCGGCTTGCCGCCGCGGGATACGAGCGCGTCGAGATCCGTACCGTCCTCGACCCGCCGTGGACCAGCGACTGGATCACCCCGGCGGGCCGCCGCAAGCTCGCCGCACACGGGATCGCCCCGCCCGGCGCCGCGCCTCGGCGCCCGGCCGGTCCGGTACCGCTCGTGCTCACCACCACCCGGCGGGCCGCCGTGCCCTGCCCGCGCTGCGGCTCGGCGGACACGGAGGAGACCTCCCGCTTCGCCGCCACGTCCTGCAAGGCGCTCTGGCGCTGCCGCGCCTGCCTGGAACCGTTCGAGTACGTCAAGGAGATCTGA
- the paaE gene encoding 1,2-phenylacetyl-CoA epoxidase subunit PaaE, whose product MDDLMESAAPAPAVRPRTRRRPAFHSLRVAAVQPLCEDAAAVSFDIPAELAEEFAFAPGQSLTLRREIDGRDERRSYSICSPAGSVPRIGVRVVPGGLFSAWLVREVRPGDMVEVMAPTGAFTPDLATPGHHVLIAAGSGITPMLSIAESVLAADSRSTVTLFYGNRRTDTVMFADELADLKDLYPARFQLAHVLSREPREAEVLSGRLDAERLSALVGSLVDVAGADHWWLCGPHGMVRDAQRVLAGLDVPADRVHQELFYADDEPVREVHHQDTAAVGPVSEVTITLDGRTTTAALSRGRSILDGAQKTRPDLPFACKGGVCGTCRALVTDGKADMRRNFALEPAEVDAGYVLTCQSFPVTETLAVDYDS is encoded by the coding sequence ATGGACGACCTGATGGAGTCGGCCGCCCCCGCCCCGGCGGTACGCCCGCGTACCCGCCGTCGGCCGGCCTTCCACTCCCTGCGGGTCGCCGCCGTGCAACCCCTGTGCGAGGACGCGGCCGCGGTCAGCTTCGACATCCCTGCGGAGCTGGCCGAGGAGTTCGCCTTCGCCCCCGGGCAGTCGCTCACCCTGCGGCGCGAGATCGACGGCCGTGACGAGCGCCGCTCGTACTCCATCTGCTCGCCGGCCGGATCGGTGCCGCGCATCGGGGTGCGGGTGGTGCCCGGCGGTCTGTTCTCCGCCTGGCTGGTGCGGGAGGTACGCCCCGGAGACATGGTCGAGGTCATGGCCCCGACCGGCGCCTTCACGCCCGACCTCGCCACCCCCGGCCATCATGTGCTGATCGCCGCGGGCTCCGGCATCACCCCCATGCTGTCCATCGCCGAGTCGGTGCTGGCCGCGGACTCCCGCTCGACGGTCACCCTCTTCTACGGCAACCGGCGCACCGACACCGTGATGTTCGCCGACGAGCTGGCCGACCTGAAGGACCTCTACCCGGCCCGGTTCCAGCTCGCCCACGTCCTCTCCCGCGAGCCCCGCGAGGCCGAGGTGCTCTCCGGCCGGCTGGACGCCGAGCGGCTGTCGGCGCTCGTCGGCTCGCTGGTCGACGTGGCGGGCGCGGACCACTGGTGGCTGTGCGGCCCGCACGGCATGGTCCGCGACGCCCAGCGGGTGCTGGCCGGGCTCGACGTGCCGGCCGACCGGGTCCACCAGGAGCTGTTCTACGCGGACGACGAGCCCGTGCGGGAGGTGCACCACCAGGACACGGCCGCCGTGGGCCCGGTCAGCGAGGTCACCATCACGCTCGACGGCCGCACCACGACCGCCGCCCTGTCCCGCGGTCGGAGCATCCTCGACGGCGCCCAGAAGACCCGCCCCGACCTGCCCTTCGCCTGCAAGGGCGGCGTGTGCGGCACCTGCCGGGCCCTGGTCACCGACGGCAAGGCCGACATGCGCCGCAACTTCGCCCTCGAACCCGCCGAGGTCGACGCGGGGTATGTCCTTACCTGCCAGTCGTTCCCGGTCACGGAGACGCTCGCCGTCGACTACGACAGCTGA
- a CDS encoding helix-turn-helix transcriptional regulator, translated as MPRPTARVLTLLELLQSGGIRTAAELAERLDVDERTVRRYVDHLVDLDVPVESVRGRYGGYRLAPGHRMPPLMLGDDEALAVLLGLIAGRRAGLPTTTGTAHETATAKIRRVLPKHLARRLDAVLDSLAFTAPPDETAAPESAVLLPIADAIRHRRPISIQYTAGDGRHSARTVHPYGLVVHSGRWYVTGAEPESGADRTFRLDRIADARSLPGSFEPPAGLDPARRVVSGFAEAPYRHEVILWIRGTVEQIRVRLPASVAIVEEPRALGRADGDAELWSRVRLRVERLDWLPPVLASLDLPFVIERPDELRDLVVALADRLVNSARRRPPEVRPVP; from the coding sequence ATGCCCAGGCCCACAGCTCGCGTGCTCACCCTGCTGGAGCTCCTGCAGTCGGGCGGCATCAGGACCGCCGCCGAACTCGCCGAGCGGCTCGACGTCGACGAACGCACCGTGCGCCGGTATGTGGACCACCTGGTCGACCTCGATGTGCCCGTCGAATCGGTGCGCGGCCGCTACGGCGGGTACCGGCTCGCCCCCGGCCACCGCATGCCTCCGCTCATGCTCGGCGACGACGAAGCGCTGGCCGTGCTGCTCGGCCTGATCGCCGGTCGCCGAGCCGGGCTGCCGACGACCACGGGCACCGCCCATGAGACGGCCACGGCCAAGATCCGGCGCGTCCTGCCGAAGCACCTCGCTCGAAGGCTCGACGCCGTGCTCGACTCCCTCGCCTTCACCGCTCCGCCCGACGAGACGGCCGCACCGGAGAGCGCGGTCCTGCTTCCGATCGCCGACGCGATCCGCCATCGCCGGCCGATCTCGATCCAATACACCGCCGGAGACGGCCGGCACAGCGCCCGCACGGTGCACCCGTACGGGCTCGTCGTCCACTCGGGCCGGTGGTACGTAACCGGTGCGGAGCCCGAGAGCGGTGCGGACCGCACGTTCCGGCTCGACCGCATCGCGGACGCGAGGTCCCTGCCGGGCTCCTTCGAGCCGCCCGCGGGACTCGATCCGGCGCGGCGCGTCGTGTCGGGGTTCGCCGAGGCTCCGTACCGGCACGAAGTGATCCTGTGGATCCGGGGGACGGTCGAGCAGATCCGTGTCCGGCTTCCGGCCAGCGTCGCGATCGTCGAGGAGCCGCGGGCTTTGGGACGCGCGGACGGTGATGCCGAGCTCTGGTCGCGTGTCCGGTTGCGTGTGGAACGGCTCGACTGGTTGCCTCCGGTGCTCGCGTCGCTCGATCTGCCCTTCGTGATCGAGCGACCCGACGAGCTCCGCGATCTCGTCGTCGCGCTCGCCGACCGGCTCGTGAACTCCGCCCGGCGGCGTCCGCCCGAGGTACGACCGGTGCCGTGA
- a CDS encoding CbtB domain-containing protein, giving the protein MAQTVAQPTTTTPVVPAKLPLKAIAPWAVFFGILMLVLLYFVGAEQGATSVVSGSDVHEWVHDARHLLGFPCH; this is encoded by the coding sequence ATGGCGCAGACCGTCGCCCAGCCGACAACCACCACCCCCGTCGTTCCCGCCAAGCTGCCGCTCAAGGCGATTGCTCCGTGGGCGGTCTTCTTCGGCATTCTGATGCTCGTCCTGCTGTACTTCGTCGGTGCCGAACAGGGCGCCACCTCCGTCGTCTCCGGCTCGGACGTCCACGAGTGGGTACACGACGCCCGCCACCTTCTCGGCTTCCCCTGCCACTGA
- a CDS encoding VOC family protein produces MNLVSIRVITGDVARLVDFYERATGIRASWSHQDFAELRTASATLAIAGVRTVPLFAPDAARPSDNRSVIIEFLVDDVDGVYENLTGFVEDFVNKPTTMPWGNRSLLFRDPDGNLVNFFTPVSPDAVKKFAS; encoded by the coding sequence GTGAACCTCGTCTCGATCCGCGTCATCACGGGCGATGTCGCACGCCTCGTCGACTTCTACGAGCGCGCGACCGGCATCCGGGCGAGCTGGTCCCACCAGGACTTCGCCGAGCTCCGGACGGCGTCAGCCACTCTCGCGATCGCCGGCGTCCGCACCGTGCCGCTGTTCGCGCCCGACGCCGCCCGTCCGTCCGACAACCGCTCCGTGATCATCGAGTTCCTCGTCGACGACGTGGACGGCGTGTACGAGAACCTCACCGGCTTCGTGGAGGACTTCGTCAACAAGCCCACCACCATGCCTTGGGGCAACCGTTCGCTGCTGTTCCGCGACCCCGACGGCAACCTCGTCAACTTCTTCACCCCGGTCAGCCCTGACGCCGTCAAGAAGTTCGCTTCCTGA
- a CDS encoding SpoIIE family protein phosphatase — translation MDSEHVASGGKVPTPVPEDSAVVVDARGSVMVWSAGATQLLGYEPEEIVGRHATDLLAADLPASARRHIAEGRQWATEVALRHREGGRVVVRLRGAPLVDAARRRLWLVTGAALTNPAGPSDPNAAAMWGRTLAQLPLPVAVYDLDARLVAANEVMTRVMGRTEKEMRGLTLWEIEPSWPFDEYDRLQREVLRTGEMIFHEQHGQAPGETREHAWSMFLSPLKDENGTVHGLSATVFDTTEQYWARQRLAVLNDASLRIGSTLDVTRTAEELAEVAVTGFADFVTVDLLESVAQGEEPRSVPPGESVTVRRAAQRSVLKGCPESVVASGGTGRYPADSLPVLALVSGRGTRHRSDDPALRAWVESSPARAATVGKYMIHSVMMVPLRARGVTLGMVHFLRHRTPESFGEDDLLLAEEIVARAAVSVDNARRYTHERRTALALQRSLLPERPPALTAVEVAYRYLPAGSGADIGGDWLDVIQLSGARVALVVGDVVGHGIQASATMGRLRTAVRTLADVDLAPDELLTQLDDLVIRLDREEGPEARGRAEETSGEVGATCLYAVYDPASRRCTMARAGHPPPALVTADGTVRFLDLPAGPPLGLGGLPYESTEVELGEGSLLALYTDGLVETADRDIGVGLELLRRALSSPADTLEETCDQVLSTALTSPPADDIVLLLARTSALDARQMRTWHLPLDPAAVAGARKVAGEQVAAWGLDETAFATELIVSELVTNAIRYGEAPIRLRLIRGSTLICEVSDGSNTAPHLRRARVFDEGGRGLLLVAQVAERWGSRQTPTGKTIWAEQPLPA, via the coding sequence ATGGATAGCGAGCACGTCGCATCCGGAGGCAAGGTGCCGACGCCCGTACCGGAGGACTCCGCTGTCGTCGTCGACGCCCGGGGTTCGGTCATGGTGTGGAGTGCCGGAGCCACGCAGCTGCTCGGCTACGAACCCGAAGAGATCGTGGGCCGCCACGCCACCGACCTGCTCGCCGCCGACCTGCCCGCCTCCGCGCGGCGCCACATCGCCGAAGGGCGCCAGTGGGCCACCGAGGTGGCCCTTCGGCACCGGGAGGGTGGTCGTGTCGTGGTGCGGCTCCGGGGAGCCCCGCTGGTGGACGCGGCGCGCCGGAGGCTCTGGCTGGTGACCGGCGCGGCGCTGACGAACCCTGCCGGACCGTCCGACCCGAATGCGGCCGCGATGTGGGGCCGCACGCTGGCGCAGCTCCCGCTGCCGGTGGCGGTCTACGACCTCGATGCGCGGCTCGTGGCCGCCAACGAGGTCATGACGCGGGTGATGGGCAGGACCGAGAAGGAGATGCGGGGCCTGACGCTGTGGGAGATCGAGCCGAGCTGGCCCTTCGACGAGTACGACCGCCTCCAGCGGGAGGTGCTGCGCACCGGTGAGATGATCTTCCATGAGCAGCACGGCCAGGCTCCCGGCGAGACGCGGGAGCATGCGTGGTCGATGTTCCTGTCGCCGTTGAAGGACGAGAACGGCACGGTGCACGGGCTGTCGGCGACCGTGTTCGACACCACCGAGCAGTACTGGGCCCGACAGCGTCTGGCCGTGCTCAACGACGCGAGCCTTCGCATCGGCAGCACCCTGGATGTGACCCGAACGGCCGAAGAGCTGGCCGAGGTGGCTGTGACCGGGTTCGCGGACTTCGTCACCGTGGACCTGCTGGAATCCGTGGCGCAGGGCGAGGAGCCCCGGTCGGTGCCGCCAGGCGAGTCGGTCACGGTCCGCCGCGCCGCGCAGCGATCGGTACTGAAGGGATGCCCGGAGTCGGTGGTCGCCTCGGGCGGCACGGGGCGCTACCCGGCGGATTCGCTGCCGGTGCTGGCGCTGGTCAGCGGCCGGGGCACCCGGCACCGGTCGGACGACCCGGCGCTGCGGGCGTGGGTCGAATCATCCCCGGCCCGTGCCGCGACCGTGGGCAAGTACATGATCCACTCGGTGATGATGGTCCCCCTGCGGGCCCGGGGGGTGACCCTGGGCATGGTGCACTTCCTGCGGCACCGGACGCCGGAGTCCTTCGGCGAGGACGACCTGCTGCTCGCGGAGGAGATCGTCGCCAGGGCGGCGGTGAGCGTGGACAACGCTCGCCGCTACACCCATGAACGCCGCACGGCGCTGGCACTCCAACGCAGTCTGCTGCCCGAGCGGCCACCGGCTCTCACGGCGGTGGAGGTCGCCTACCGCTACCTCCCGGCCGGTTCCGGAGCCGACATCGGAGGGGACTGGCTCGACGTGATCCAGCTGTCCGGCGCGCGGGTCGCCCTGGTCGTGGGCGATGTGGTGGGCCATGGCATTCAGGCCTCGGCCACGATGGGGCGCCTGCGGACCGCCGTACGAACTCTCGCGGACGTCGATCTCGCCCCCGACGAGTTGCTCACCCAGCTCGACGACCTCGTCATCAGGCTCGACCGGGAAGAGGGTCCGGAGGCGCGCGGACGGGCGGAGGAGACGTCGGGTGAGGTCGGGGCCACCTGCCTGTACGCCGTTTACGACCCGGCGTCCCGCCGCTGCACCATGGCACGCGCCGGGCACCCGCCGCCCGCCCTGGTCACCGCGGACGGCACCGTGCGGTTTCTGGACCTGCCCGCCGGGCCGCCGCTCGGCCTCGGCGGTCTGCCGTACGAGTCCACCGAGGTGGAGCTCGGTGAGGGAAGCCTGCTCGCTCTCTACACCGACGGCCTGGTCGAGACCGCCGACCGGGACATCGGCGTCGGGCTCGAACTGCTGCGCCGGGCGCTCAGCAGTCCGGCCGACACGCTGGAGGAGACCTGTGACCAGGTGCTGAGCACCGCATTGACCAGCCCTCCCGCCGACGACATCGTCCTGCTCCTGGCCCGTACCTCCGCGCTCGACGCCCGGCAGATGCGGACCTGGCACCTGCCGCTGGATCCAGCGGCCGTCGCCGGGGCCCGCAAGGTGGCGGGCGAACAGGTGGCCGCGTGGGGGCTGGACGAAACGGCGTTCGCCACCGAGCTGATCGTCAGCGAACTGGTCACCAACGCCATCCGTTACGGCGAGGCGCCGATCCGGCTACGCCTCATCCGCGGCTCCACGCTCATCTGCGAGGTCTCCGACGGCAGCAACACCGCCCCCCATCTGCGCAGAGCCCGGGTCTTCGACGAGGGCGGGCGCGGGCTGCTGCTGGTCGCCCAGGTCGCCGAGCGCTGGGGCAGTCGCCAGACCCCCACCGGCAAGACCATCTGGGCCGAACAGCCACTGCCCGCCTGA
- a CDS encoding MFS transporter: MAIFDKDIRILIADNKDFRNIWLGETSAHFGGQLTSFLLPLIAVTYLHADGTGVGLVSAVQFVPVVVLSLIAGVMVDRYPPRRTLVAASVAQGAALAVLAAFQAADGLNFGQLVVAAAVIGVATVFYEVAYQSTLPRLLPLNSIAAANGLHQATYSVSTLAGPAAAGFLVGQLGASPTLTVAAACSAGAAVSGLLLRGVKAPEQPRESALKAIGSGLRYTWSLRPIRDLCVQAGLSNLHEKAFLTVFLVFAVRDLDMSGTTVGVITGIGSVGALIGSLCATRLTRRWAVGGVLALGAVLAAVGLLLVPAVSQVGGYVAVLASVAMMVNGFGVALFNVFAVSLRQAIPPEHQIGAVTASYRLVALGTLPLGALVGGALADALSPGTALWAVGVSYLVVSFWLTFSPLRGARTLEEAQKLGRTTDTPESQDADRSPSV; the protein is encoded by the coding sequence GTGGCCATATTCGACAAGGATATTCGAATCCTGATCGCGGACAACAAAGACTTCCGCAACATCTGGCTCGGAGAAACCTCGGCGCATTTCGGCGGACAGCTGACCAGTTTTCTCCTACCCTTGATCGCGGTCACCTACCTCCATGCGGACGGCACGGGCGTGGGACTCGTCTCGGCGGTGCAGTTCGTCCCCGTCGTGGTGCTCTCGCTGATCGCCGGTGTCATGGTCGACCGGTATCCGCCGCGCCGCACCCTCGTCGCCGCGAGTGTCGCTCAGGGCGCGGCGCTTGCGGTGCTCGCCGCGTTCCAGGCGGCCGACGGGCTGAACTTCGGCCAACTTGTCGTCGCCGCCGCCGTGATCGGTGTCGCCACCGTCTTCTACGAAGTCGCCTACCAGTCCACGCTGCCCAGGCTCCTGCCGCTGAACTCCATCGCCGCGGCCAACGGCCTGCACCAGGCGACGTATTCGGTCAGCACCCTCGCCGGTCCGGCCGCGGCCGGCTTCCTCGTCGGCCAGTTGGGGGCGTCGCCGACCCTGACGGTGGCCGCCGCATGCTCCGCCGGTGCCGCGGTGAGCGGTCTGCTGCTGCGGGGCGTCAAGGCCCCCGAACAGCCACGTGAGTCGGCGCTGAAGGCGATCGGCTCCGGGCTCCGCTACACGTGGTCCCTGCGCCCGATCCGGGACCTGTGCGTTCAGGCCGGCCTATCGAACCTGCACGAGAAGGCGTTCCTGACCGTCTTCCTGGTGTTCGCCGTCCGTGACCTCGACATGAGCGGCACCACCGTGGGCGTGATCACCGGCATCGGCAGTGTGGGGGCCCTGATCGGCTCGCTCTGCGCCACCCGGCTCACCCGACGGTGGGCCGTCGGCGGTGTGCTGGCCCTGGGTGCGGTGCTGGCCGCGGTGGGTCTGCTGCTCGTACCCGCCGTCAGCCAGGTCGGCGGGTACGTCGCCGTGCTCGCGTCGGTCGCCATGATGGTGAACGGCTTCGGCGTCGCACTGTTCAACGTGTTCGCCGTCAGCCTGCGGCAGGCCATTCCGCCGGAGCACCAGATCGGCGCGGTGACCGCGAGCTACCGCCTTGTCGCCCTGGGGACGCTGCCCCTGGGAGCCCTCGTCGGCGGTGCGCTGGCTGACGCCCTGTCACCCGGCACGGCCCTGTGGGCCGTCGGGGTCTCCTACCTGGTCGTCTCGTTCTGGCTCACGTTCTCCCCCCTCCGCGGGGCTCGCACGCTGGAGGAGGCACAGAAGCTCGGTCGTACGACGGACACGCCCGAGTCCCAGGACGCGGACCGGTCCCCCTCGGTCTGA